Proteins encoded by one window of Lycium barbarum isolate Lr01 chromosome 11, ASM1917538v2, whole genome shotgun sequence:
- the LOC132617165 gene encoding glyoxylase I 4-like, translated as MNMEIEEVSYQALPLLSLNHVSLLVKDVWNSVRFYEDVLGFCLIKRPSSFNFHGAWLYNYGIGIHLLENKAMENLDVEPRPINPKDNHISFQCTDVNLVKKRLDEMEMRYVTAVVEEEGIKVDQVFFHDPDGYMIEMCNCDNIPIVAISSSCALKPKFGTYNKKMMPIATPNYSCGFMETLMMEKLSMDMLNFSF; from the exons ATGAATATGGAGATTGAGGAAGTGAGTTACCAAGCATTGCCTTTACTTTCATTGAACCATGTTTCTTTGTTGGTGAAAGATGTGTGGAATTCTGTGAGGTTCTATGAAGATGTCTTGGGCTTTTGTCTTATCAAACGCCCTTCTTCTTTCAATTTCCATGGAGCCTG GCTGTACAATTATGGCATTGGGATTCACTTGCTTGAGAATAAAGCCATGGAGAACTTGGATGTTGAACCACGACCCATTAATCCAAAGGATAACCACATTTCCTTTCAG TGCACTGATGTTAATTTGGTGAAGAAGAGGTTAGATGAGATGGAAATGAGGTATGTGACTGCAGTGGTAGAAGAAGAAGGGATCAAAGTGGATCAAGTATTTTTCCATGATCCAGATGGATATATGATTGAGATGTGCAATTGTGACAACATTCCAATTGTGGCTATTTCTTCAAGCTGTGCCCTTAAGCCAAAATTTGGAACCTACAATAAGAAGATGATGCCTATTGCCACCCCAAATTATAGTTGTGGCTTTATGGAGACTCTCATGATGGAGAAGTTAAGCATGGACATGCTCAACTTTTCCTTCTAA